In Triticum aestivum cultivar Chinese Spring chromosome 5B, IWGSC CS RefSeq v2.1, whole genome shotgun sequence, the following proteins share a genomic window:
- the LOC123110455 gene encoding protein ROOT HAIR DEFECTIVE 3 homolog 1 has product MAEVDAAAAAAAGAQAVQLIDGEGEFAGESAERFMTAAGVAGCGLSYAVVSIMGPQSSGKSTLLNLLFGTNFREMDAFRGRSQTTKGIWMARCVGVEPCTVVMDLEGTDGRERGEDDTAFEKQSSLFALAISDIVLINMWCHDIGREQAANKPLLKTVFQVMMRLFSPRKTTLLFVIRDKTRTPLEHLEPVLREDIQKIWNSVPKPEAHKDTPLSEFFNVQVTALPSFEEKEEQFREQVQQLRQRFANSIAPGGLAGDRRGVVPASGFLFSSQQIWKIIRENKDLDLPAHKVMVATVRCDEIANERFGCLTSDAEWLDLENDVQAGSVLGFGKKLGSIVEVHMEEYDKEAVYFDEAVRKAKRQLLESRILNLVQPAFQKNLSHLRTKALEKFKTGLNQSLESGKGFAASVRETTESSLSEFNQGCADSVIKQADWDYSKILEKVRRDIEDHALSVRESKLTELTNHAKEKLRKALVEPVESLFDAAGQTTWSSIESLYKRETQAILPEVFKALSGFEMGSEFSEEMVSKLRDYGQSIVENKAKEEASKILMHMKERFTVVFSHDKDSMPRTWTGKEDVRAIAKEARSAALKLLSVLAVIRWDDKPDRIENILITTLLDGSVASKSSSASSGDPLASTSWEEVHPKHTLITPAQCKSVWKQFQSETEFTITQAVSTQQAHRRSNGRLPPPWALVAMAVLGFDEIMMLLRNPIYMFLLFVGYLLVRALAVQLDIGREFQNGMVPGILSVSAKLLPTLQNLLNKVATDQQPPQQQGQQHRPPAAEAPEAQQPPPPLLLSPKSSMSELRRLHTPPSPVRRSVSSPSHSSPPSPKASPRKVAEEQKPRRAVEPDNESSSAYSIV; this is encoded by the exons ATGGCGGAGGTGGacgcggcggctgcggctgcggctgggGCGCAGGCGGTGCAGCTGATCGACGGCGAGGGCGAGTTCGCGGGCGAGTCGGCGGAGCGGTTCATGACGGCCGCAGGCGTCGCCGGCTGCGGACTCTCCTACGCCGTCGTCTCCATCATGGGCCCCCAGAGCAGCG GAAAGAGTACCTTGTTGAACCTACTCTTTGGGACTAATTTTAGGGAGATGGATGCGTTCAGGGGAAG GAGCCAAACTACCAAAGGCATCTGGATGGCACGCTGTGTTGGTGTTGAGCCCTGTACTGTTGTAATGGATTTGGAAGGTACTgatggaagagaaagaggagag GATGATACGGCATTTGAGAAGCAAAGTTCATTATTTGCTCTTGCGATTTCCGACATAGTTTTGATTAACAT GTGGTGCCATGATATTGGTCGGGAGCAAGCTGCTAATAAACCTCTTCTAAAGACAGTATTTCAG GTCATGATGCGTTTGTTCAGTCCCAGGAAGACAACACTATTATTTGTTATACGCGATAAAACAAGG acTCCACTTGAACATCTAGAACCAGTTCTAAGGGAGGATATTCAAAAG ATATGGAACTCGGTTCCTAAGCCAGAGGCACACAAGGATACCCCTCTCAGTGAATTTTTCAAT GTCCAAGTCACCGCATTGCCCAGttttgaagaaaaagaagaacaattcAGAGAGCAG GTTCAACAACTTAGGCAGAGATTTGCAAATTCAATTGCACCAGGAGGTCTTGCAGGTGATAGGAGAGGAGTTGTTCCTGCTTCAGGTTTTTTGTTTAGTTCACAGCAGATTTGGAAAATTATCCGAGAGAACAAGGATCTTGATCTTCCTGCTCATAAG GTAATGGTTGCTACTGTTCGCTGTGATGAAATTGCAAATGAGAGGTTTGGCTGCCTAACCTCGGATGCT GAATGGCTAGATTTGGAGAATGATGTACAGGCTGGTTCAGTACTCGGTTTTGGGAAAAAACTTGGATCTATTGTGGAGGTCCACATGGAAGA GTATGACAAAGAAGCTGTCTATTTTGATGAAGCTGTTAGGAAGGCCAAACGGCAACTGCTGGAATCTAGAATACTGAAT CTTGTCCAGCCTGCATTCCAGAAAAATTTGAGTCATCTACGTACCAAGGCTCTTGAAAAATTTAAAACCGGCCTTAATCAATCTCTTGAGAGTGGTAAAGGTTTCGCAGCATCTGTTCGAGAAACTACTGAATCCTCTCTCAGTGAATTTAATCAAGGGTGCGCAG ATTCTGTAATCAAGCAGGCGGATTGGGACTACTCTAAAATCCTAGAGAAAGTTCGGCGTGATATTGAAGACCATGCACTTTCAGTTCGTGAAAGCAAGCTAACAGAACTAACAAATCATGCTAAG GAGAAACTAAGAAAAGCACTTGTTGAACCTGTGGAATCTCTTTTTGATGCCGCCGGCCAAACAACTTGGTCATCAATAGAAAGCCTCTATAAACGTGAGACACAGGCCATCCTGCCAGAggtttttaaagccctttctgggTTTGAAATGGGAAGCGAATTCTCAGAAGAAATGGTGTCAAAATTAAGGGATTATGGTCAAAGCATTGTGGAAAATAAGGCTAAAGAAGAAGCTAGCAAAATTTTGATGCATATGAAGGAAAG GTTCACAGTGGTGTTTAGTCATGACAAGGACTCAATGCCAAGGACCTGGACAGGAAAGGAAGATGTTCGTGCAATAGCAAAGGAGGCTCGATCTGCT GCTCTCAAACTTCTGTCTGTATTAGCCGTCATTCGCTGGGATGACAAGCCAGATAGGATTGAAAACATTCTGATTACCACACTTCTAGATGGTTCTGTTGCGTCAAAGAGTTCAAGTGCTTCTTCCGGTGACCCGCTTGCTTCAACTAGCTGGGAAGAG GTTCATCCAAAGCATACGCTTATTACTCCAGCTCAGTGCAAGTCAGTGTGGAAGCAGTTCCAATCAGAAACTGAGTTCACCATTACACAAGCAGTATCAACGCAG CAAGCTCACAGGCGCAGTAATGGCAGACTGCCTCCTCCTTGGGCGCTGGTTGCTATGGCGGTTCTTGGTTTTGATGAGATCATGATGCTTCTGAG GAATCCCATATACATGTTCTTGCTATTTGTGGGTTATTTACTTGTCAGAGCTTTAGCAGTGCAGCTAGATATTGGCAGAGAATTCCAAAATGGAATG GTTCCCGGGATCCTATCTGTTTCAGCAAAACTACTACCCACTCTGCAGAATCTTCTAAACAAAGTCGCAACTGATCAGCAGCCGCCGCAACAACAAGGGCAGCAGCACCGCCCTCCGGCAGCAGAAGCTCCGGAGGCACAGCAACCGCCACCCCCGCTACTCCTGAGCCCCAAAAGCTCGATGAGCGAGCTGCGGAGGCTACACACGCCGCCGAGCCCGGTGCGCAGATCGGTATCGTCCCCGTCACACTCCTCGCCGCCGTCACCCAAGGCGTCACCCCGCAAGGTGGCAGAGGAGCAGAAACCAAGACGAGCAGTAGAGCCTGACAACGAGTCCAGCAGTGCTTACTCCATAGTGTGA